Proteins encoded together in one Xenopus laevis strain J_2021 chromosome 6L, Xenopus_laevis_v10.1, whole genome shotgun sequence window:
- the basp1.L gene encoding uncharacterized protein LOC734877, which produces MGGKLSKKKKGYNVNDDKTKDKDKKAEGANTEEEVAPKANEDTQPTVDITEVKENDAKNDKDAKATESKTENNEGEKEAPNKDVVQKPESEKTEASSDAKAESQKTEQPVSKPEDQPAAAPAPVTNNEGPKTSEPSTEAKVSQPSEAPAPSKVEEKSKEEGEAKKTEAPASSEIKNESAPASDSKPSSEATPSVKSQETEAPSSTTKAFEPAGPADEVKALEIPAANSDQTVAVQE; this is translated from the coding sequence ATGGGAGGAAAGCTGAGCAAGAAGAAGAAGGGATATAATGTAAATGATGACAAAACAAAAGATAAAGACAAAAAGGCAGAGGGAGCTAATACAGAGGAAGAAGTGGCACCTAAAGCAAATGAAGACACTCAGCCTACTGTAGATATTAcagaagtaaaagaaaatgatGCAAAGAATGATAAGGATGCCAAGGCAACagaaagcaaaacagaaaataacgAAGGAGAAAAAGAGGCACCAAACAAAGATGTTGTGCAAAAACCAGAGTCAGAAAAAACAGAAGCTTCTTCTGATGCTAAAGCAGAGTCACAGAAAACTGAACAGCCAGTATCAAAGCCAGAGGATCAACCAGCAGCAGCCCCTGCCCCTGTTACTAACAATGAAGGGCCAAAGACCTCTGAGCCCAGTACTGAGGCCAAAGTTTCCCAGCCTTCAGAAGCACCAGCACCAAGTAAAGTAGAGGAAAAGAGTAAAGAGGAAGGGGAAGCCAAAAAGACTGAGGCTCCCGCTTCATCAGAAATCAAAAATGAGTCCGCCCCAGCTTCAGACTCAAAACCTAGCAGTGAAGCCACTCCTTCTGTGAAGTCTCAAGAAACTGAAGCACCTAGTTCTACTACTAAGGCCTTTGAGCCTGCAGGACCAGCTGATGAAGTTAAAGCTTTGGAGATCCCAGCAGCTAATTCTGATCAAACCGTAGCAGTTCAAGAGTAA